Within the Nerophis ophidion isolate RoL-2023_Sa linkage group LG01, RoL_Noph_v1.0, whole genome shotgun sequence genome, the region atttttttttttattaatacatttttgtGGAGGAGGGCGTGGTCGACGCGCCTCCTGCAGGAATGGGGTGTATATAGCCCGGCCTCGGAGCCAGCGGCatgtgagtagattgcccagctggaatTGAATTATCTTATCACCTGtcacccttattagcagcagccggttcGAGACacgtagttggagttggagccagagagagaaagagacacACACGTATGAGACCGAGACTGCTGGAAAGCAATTTGAACCTGTTTATGCAAATAAAAGCGTGCTCAACCCTGTACAAGGAAGATCTATCGGACTCAGGAGAACCCTCCACGAGCAAAGGCTCTCACAAGTTTATTAGAAACCCACACTAGTTTCAATACATGAGGCCCCGGGCAACCTGGGAGGGTGCAGTTTCAGGCGAATCGGATCATGTGGTTGGCGTTTGAAGTCAGACATTCTGACTGAAGAAGACTAGAATTCCTCCCCAGCTAGAACCAGAAGGAGGAGTAACCAAACACTACAAACATCATCATTTTACTATTCAGGAaagtgtggatggtggaacaatGTTGGAAATTATTGGTCCATTTGTTTTCAACtggaaaatgtcctggaaaacctggaactcTGGGTAATGTTTGTGTTCTGGGAAGACGAATATTTGATAACTAACGATTTCCGAGTACATTTTGATACCAGGAATTCTTGGTAATTAGGGAAATTTTGGAAGAAAACAAATATGGTTCCCTATCGATTCCAGGCCCAGTCAAAggtttacagttgtgatcaaaattattcaacttgttttagcaagttggacatttattccgtattttgtttatagtcatatcaaataaagatgtgtcaaatagacgaatgcaacttgaattacaacattatattttttaacataccaaacagtgtcatttctcttaatatctcattgacaaaattattcaaccccttgaagatttaacataactcttaagaacagaatttgaataaggtcttttcaatcaggtgttgaaaacacctgtagatgtgattagaaccaaaacgagcaacaattaaactgattaaaaaaagactgcaacgctcagcttcttgtagatggtcaatggtgtatttgcaacatggtgaagtccagggagtggtcaaagaagtcaagagaggaggtaatttctcttcataagaaaggatatggatataagacaATAGCAAAGActttacacattccaagagacacagttgggagcataattcgcaagtttaaagctaaaggcacagtggaaacactacctgggcgtggcagaaagaggatgctgtgtgcaactgctgtccggtatttgaagcgtacagtggtggaaAACCCCTCGGGTAACAGccgaggaactacaacaggacattgcagagaggggaacgcaggtttcgtcccagacaataaggcctccatgccagaactcccaggcgcaccccacttctgactaccaggaacaaggaaaatagactcaggtatgccaaaaatcatctggacaaaccccaaaggttttgggaaactgttctatggagtgatgagacaaaactggaactctttgggcctgtgaatcaaggttatgtctggaggagaaaaaatgaagcttacaaagagaagaacaccttgcctactgttagaggggaacattatcagcagacctatgtaagcgtcaatatataccttgatggtgcaggaaaaagaccatctatttttttaaccgatttccgaactctaaataggtgaattttggcgaattaaacgcctttctgttcatcgcacTGGAGgtgatgatgtcagaatgtgacgtcgccgaggtaacacacccaccattttcattttcaacacattacaaacaacgggtctcagctctgttattttccggttttttaactattttttggaaccttggagacatcatgcctcgacggtgtgttgtcggagggtgtaacaacactaacagggagggattcaagttgcaccactggcccgaagatgccaaagtgtctgccgccagacccccattgaatgtgccagagtgtctccacatttgaccggcgatgctaagacagacatggcacagagatgtatggataacctgcagatgcatttgcaacgatagtcaacgaaatcacaaaggtgagttttgttgatgttgactgccagctaatcgatgctaacatgctacactaatcgatgctaacatgctatttaccggcggtgctaaagcagacatggcacagagatgtatggataacctgcagatgcatttgcaactatattacgtttccttccacccacatttaatgcgaaacaaacacttaccaattggcggatttaagttgctccagtgtcaaaagatgcgaaagtcctgatcgtttggtccgcacattttaccggcgatgctaacgcagctattcggccatgctatggctatgaattcgctcaatagcttcagtttcttcttcaatattttcatactccaaccatctgtttcaatacatgcgtaatctgttgaatcgcttaagtcgctgaaatccgagtttgaatccgagctaatgtcactatatcttgctgtggtattcccattgtttgtttacattggcagcactgtgtgacgtcacagggaaatggccagtgtcttcgaagatagcgaaaataaggcactttaaagctttatttagggatattccgagaccggtaaaattttgaaaaaaaacttcaaaaaatacaacaagccactgggaactgatttttattgtttttaacccttttgaaattgtgataatgttcccctttaagcatggtggggggtcaatcatgctctggggctgtttctctgcctcaggtaccgggaatctccagcgtgttcaaggcattatgaattctatttcctagcaggatatattagctgcaaatgtcatgaagtcggTGACAAACCTGAggtttgggagacgttggaccttccaacaggacaaggatcccaagcatacctccaagtcaacatcagagtggttgcagaagaagggctggaagactctggagtggccttcacagtcgccagacctaaatcctctagaaaagctgtggtgggacttgaagaaggcagttgcagcacacaagcccaagaatatgaatgaactggaggcctttgcccaagaagaatgggctaaaatacctgtagatgcttaaaagaagcttgtgtccgcttatgtatcacctttgaagtaacagttcgagatgctacctcagtagaagcatttaagtctcatcttaaaactcatctgtatactctagcctttaaatagacctcctttttagaccagttgatctgccgcttcttttctttctcctatgtcccccccctcccttgtggagggggtccggtccgatgaccatggatgaagtactgactgtccagagtcgagacccaggatggaccgctcgcctgtatcggttggggacatctctacgctgctgatccgcttgagatggtttcctgtggacgggactctcactgctgtcttggagccactatggattgaactttcacagtatcatgttagacccgctcgacatccattgctttcggtcccctagaggggggggggggttgcccacatctgaggtcctctccaaggtttctcatagtcagcattgtcactggcgtcccactggatgtgaattctccctgcccactgggtgtgagttttccttgcccttttgtgggttcttccgaggatgttgtagtcgtaatgatttgtgcagtcctttgagacatttgtgatttggggctgtataaataaacattgattgattgattgattgattgattgatgtcattactgccaaaggctgttctactaagtactgaagatgcatggaactaaggggttgaatcattttgtcaatgagatattaagaaaaatgtccttttttgggtattttgtaaaatacagagttacaattgaagttgcatttgtctatttgacacatctttaattgatatgactataaacaaaatacggaataaatgtccaacttgctaaaacaccaaaatggtgtgggggttgaataattatAATCACAACAAATAAAAATGGGGCAGACAAAGTCAAAAGAAAAAGGGTGAGTAAAACCAGGACTTCCTGGTAATCAGGAAAATTGTTGAAACAAgaattttttttgtctaaatctcAAGGGTGAGTGGAATGTGCGGATGGTGGAAAGGTTTGAATTGGACAAGAGATGTGGAATATGAAGAGGTTTGTAATCCTTcagttcattttcaatggggaaatGGTCCTGGAAATTCCtataggtatagctcggttggtagagcggccgtgcccgcaacttgagggttgcaggttcgattcccgcttccgccatcctagtcactgccgttgtgtccttgggcaagacactttacccacctgctcccagtgccacccacactggtttaaatgtaacttagatattgcgtttcactatgtaaagcgctttgagtcactagagaaaagcgctatataaatataattcacttcactataaaaaAATGGACGTTTTGAaagttggcttgaatgtccaaggtgagtggagtctgTGGATGGTGGAACAATGTGGGAAATTGGCCCATTTGTTTTCAAtgggaaaatccatccatccatccatccattatcttccacttatcagaggtcgggtcgcgggggcagcagcctaagcagggaagcccagacttccctctccctagccacttctagctcttcccgggggatcccgaggcgttcccaggccagccgggagacatagtcttcccaacgtgtcctgggtcttccccgtggcctcctaccggttggaggcAGGGCATTGACCCTgtatcaacttaaatctgtcgatttgtaaggtcttccccgtggcctcctaccggttggaggcAGGGCATTGACCCTgtatcaacttaaatctgtcgatttgtaagtgtttgtttggcattaaatgtgggtggaaggaaacgctggatgtaaatatagtttcaaatgcacatacaggtagcctaaatagcatgttagaatcgattagctggcagtcatgccgcgaccaaatatgtctgattagcacataagtcacaaGTAACATCAACAACcctcaccttcgtgatttcgtttactttatcgttgggaatgcatctgcttagagtgttgacatagtcttcccaacgtgtcctgggtcttccccgtggcctcctaccggctggacgtgccctaaacacctccctagggaggcgttcgggtggcatcctgaccagatgcccgagccacctcaatGGGAAAATGTGCTGGAAGACCTGGAAATCTGGGTAAACGTTGTGGTCTGGGAAGATGAATATTTCCTGGTTTACATTTTGATACCTTAACAGTTCAGATGGGATGAAAACTGGGGGCGCTAAAAGACTgcaatagaaaaataaaatcgGTTATTCTCCCATGTGTTTTCTTAAGTGTTTTACTGCGGCTGCATCACGATGGaatcttttgccacaaactgaacaactaaatgctttttctcccgtgtgttttctcatgtgttGACTCAAGCAGCTGTTCCGTGAAAAACTTTTGCCACAAACCGAGCAACCGAATgatttttctcctgtgtgtcttctcatgtgtcgagTCAAATCAATTTTTTGACAAAAACTTTTCCCACAAACCGAGCAGTTGAACGGTTTctctcctgtgtgcgttctcatgtgtcgagACAAATTGTCCTTTCGTGAaaagcttttaccacaaactgagcaGTTGAATGTGTTTTCTCCTGCGTGTGCTCTAACGTGTAAAGTCAAACTGCTATTCTGAGAAAAGCTTTTATCGCAAACTGAGCAATTGAATGGTTTCTCTCCTGCATGCGTTCTCACGTGCAGAGTCAAACTGCTCTTTTGAAAAAAGCTTTTACCGCAAACTGAACAAGTAAAGGGTTTtactcctgtgtgtgttctcatgtgttgagtcaaatggtTCCTTCTAGTATAGCTTTTAGCACAAACTGAGCAGCTGAAATGTTTTTTACCTGTCTCTGTTTGAGAGTGTTTGTTGTCcgtgtgagtcctcatatcaccttcacagtctttatcgctgctcaaaggttcatcaacctcgtcttcagcctcactatctgatagtggagctaagaggttgtctacttgtggtttctcttcatcgtcttcagtcttcacagagacaacagtcagtggaaacttgatgtaatcagcttcctctcgtcctagaagacactctccctcctgagtgatgcagagttcctcctcttcctttttaatgcagggtggttgtggagtctcctgcttcaaagtggagctcccccctgactgagggGAAACTTCTTCTAGACAACTGATCAGTTGCTGGACGTCTgaaggacacaaacaaaacaaacacagttTAGCTTGGACATGATCCATGAGAAGTTTCTCCTTGACTGGGCGACACAATTTCTTCTTTTAGTAAGACTTTGAGCACAAACTGAGCAGctgaaatgtattttacctttcttCTTTTCTGAGGAGtcagagtgtttgttgtcagtgtgagtcctcatatcaccttcacagtctgtatcgctgctgaAAGGTTTTTGaacctcgtcttcagcctcactatctgatagtggagctaagaggttgtctacttgtggtttctcttcatcatcttcagtcttcacagagacaatagtcagtggaaacttggtgtaatcagcttcctctcgtcctagaagacactctccctcctgagtgatgcagagttcctcctcttcctttttaatgcagggtggttgtggagtctcctgcttcaaagtggagctcccccctgCCAGCCGAAGGGAAGTTCTTCTGGATGACCAATAatctgctggacgtctgcaagacacaaacaacacaaacacacttcaCACACCTTCTTCTatgtactgcatgtgtgtgtagtgtttcatggCCATTCATTTAGTGCCTTGCCAGAATGATGGATCAATGTTTACATGACTTGGCTTGGACTCAGACAAGTGAAGCTAAAATCACAGAAAAGAGAAAACGTCTGTTTTGATGAGCTTGAGAATATTACAAACTAACAGTGGGGGAAAACATCAATGTGGAAATAGATCGCaacattttcataaaaataaaTCTGTTTTTAAGATGACAACAGGGAAGAAGTagaggattttttttcccccattggcAAGACATTGAATCATTTTTCTGCACAATTACAATGAATGGAAATTGATCCTTTAAATTACTTTGTTTTTTGACACAGTTTATCCAATAAATCATTACTATTATCTAGTGTACAACTATACAACCTGCATTTTAAACTGTATTTTACATTTCTATTAAAATGTTGTGGAATATGTCACAATATCGCAGTATTTTATCATGTCTATTCAATTTCTATTCAAATTTCTATTTTAAGTCAAagcatatgtatgtgtgggaaaaatcacaagactacttcatctctacagaactgtttcatgaggggttccctcaatcatcaaatctcctgatgattgagggaacccctcatgaaacagttctgtagagatgaagtagtcttgtgatttttcccacacctacatattgcgctctacggtatcaagcactattctctggataatccaatcaatatatatatatatatatatatatatatatatatatatatatatatacatacatacacatatatatatacatatatacatacatatatatacatacatgtatacatatatatatatacatatataaatttatatacatatataaatacacacatacatttatatatatatatatatacatatacatatatatatatatatataaacacacacatatatatgcatatacacctacatattgcgctctaccacggtatcgagcactattctctggataatccaatcaatatatatatatatatatatatatatatatatatatatatatatatatatatatatatatatatatatatatatatatatatacatataaatttatatacatacatatatacatacatgtatacatatatatatacatatataaattcacacataaatttatatacatatataaatacacacataaatttatatatatatatatatataaacacacacatatatatgcatatatatatatatatatatatgtatatatatatacatatacatatatatatataaacacacgcatatatatacatacatacatatatatatatatacatgtataaatacacacataaatttatatacatatataaatacacacataaatgtatatatatatatatatacatatacatatatatataaacacacacatatatatacatatatatatatatacatatatatatatataagcgctataaagcgccatacaagtacaacccatttatcatttatcatttatatatatatatatatatacctatatacctttatataccttgaaggtagaaaagcgctatacaagtacaacccatttatcatttatatatatatataaatatatatatacatacatatatatatatatatatatatatatatatatatatatatatatatatatatatatatatatatatatatatatggaaaactAAATGTGTGCTTATTGCTTAGTGAAACAATAAATCAAAGATTCTACAAGAAGGCATCCCTGATGTCATACTTGTGCTTTCTAATACCACAGAATGTCAGACACTTTGACTCCGGTCATCATAAATGTGCTGCTCAAAGGCACGTGTCGTCTATTTACTCATTTATATTTACGACTAACAGACGTGTTGTCGCACTGCTCGGATATTATTGtgtctcttcattttttttatttaattgctAATGAATCTCCTTGTTAATGTCCTGTTGGCAGCTGCTAACTCTCTGATGTAAGGTAGTTCCTATTCgccttctgttgaaatgtaaa harbors:
- the LOC133556743 gene encoding oocyte zinc finger protein XlCOF6.1-like — its product is MRTHTDNKHSDSSEKKKDVQQLISCLEEVSPQSGGSSTLKQETPQPPCIKKEEEELCITQEGECLLGREEADYIKFPLTVVSVKTEDDEEKPQVDNLLAPLSDSEAEDEVDEPLSSDKDCEGDMRTHTDNKHSQTETGKKHFSCSVCAKSYTRRNHLTQHMRTHTGVKPFTCSVCGKSFFQKSSLTLHVRTHAGEKPFNCSVCDKSFSQNSSLTLHVRAHAGENTFNCSVCGKSFSRKDNLSRHMRTHTGEKPFNCSVCGKSFCQKIDLTRHMRRHTGEKSFGCSVCGKSFSRNSCLSQHMRKHTGEKAFSCSVCGKRFHRDAAAVKHLRKHMGE